The region agaaaatatgtaatgtattctagtataaaatgttctgatgatcaagtattttttttatacataccaCTTTGTACTTAGCGTAATAcaggtggaattttatcagtatcTTTCTCGTTGGTACACAGGAGAATAATATCCGTGATATATATCTCTTACTCTGTATACTCgtatgtaaattaatattgctgtctaagccaaataaagtttttctttctttctttctatacTTTCTAGAAAACTCAGAGCACCCACCATGCCGTAGATCGCCAAGCACTTagaatgtacagtcagctgcaaaAGCTTGTTCATTGTAGATGAGTTGTGCAGCGAATTCTGCCGTCTGTTCGGTGTTCTGTATAACGACTTTTACAGCTGACTGTacccattttatttatttatttatttatatatgatTCGCCAACAAAGATTACATTAAATTCatgcttaataaaaatacattagtTAAATGATAAATGCATCTTCAATAACAGGCGAATACAGCATgcattataagtaataattaaattagattttaaagttaaagccttaataatttacatttaaattataaaaaagtacaaatcaaatataaattaagtataaattagagccttaataatttacatttaaattataaaaaagtataattgcATTGAAAcactattaaaataacattaattggcaataaataatttgaatttacattgaaattgatagattgattaaaaataattaattgataaaataaaataaatatttgaacatttaaaataatatgtagctTCGAACATGTGACTATAACAACCGCATCAGTTACTTTTTGAAAACTGGAAGCCTCTGAGATATGCAGATATCCGTTTCTTTGGTGACTGTATTAAAAGATCTACACATCCTGTTTAGTGGAGAAAATTGCCCTAAATTTGTGTTGCTTTTTCTAATGTGGAAAagcatgtatttattttttctaggCAAACGTACAGGGATTGCTATTTGTAATTTGCCCATGCCATATGAcatgtattctattctattctattctctgtttgggtgtcagtacctgcacctttgtgcatatccccaaggtctaaactgccttcctaagattggaccatttcccaccacgctggtccactgcgggttggtgggttcacatatctagatgtgctagatctagatatgtaggtttcctcacgatgttttccttcaccgtaagagcgatggtatacattgtacttaaattcagaaaagaactcattggtacatgtcagcgccgggattcgaacccgcatctctggcctgagaagcgggcgcttacccgactgagctaccaccgctccttacccgactgagctaccaccgctccttaCCCGACTGACGAAATCTAAAGAAAGACTTATGAAATTAGTAATGATTTCTCGGCACTTAGATTTTGATAAAGTTATCTAATCGTCATAATTACCTAGATCAGATATTATGGTGATGGTAGATACAAATCTCGTTTACATGGTTCACCATCACCATACGTGCTGATTTTAggtacactcacgtgcaatgaaaaacttAGAGACATATTATGGAACTTCAATGGCTAGTGGAACTAGTGGCGCCCCTCGGGTGAGACCAAAgcctaagtacctatgtccAGCTGATGATGATCTTGTAACCTCAATGTTTAGCCGAGCGTATAAGAAgcaaagaaacataaaaagtACGAATTATTTAActtcataattaattttgtCATCAACTGGGCAGAAACTTAGTGTTGACatcaaaatacaataaaatatataattaagaGGTATTATTTCATATCAGATTCTAAATTAAGCAATCATTAATTAACGTTTTAATAGTCGCGATAACGTTTCAATGGCCAGCGATAACTTGATTCATCTTTCAATTGTGTCTTCGCAAATTATACACAAATAATTGACGGAAGTCGGGCTTTAGGTCTCTTATTGTAATTAAGTATAGTGAAGTAGAGTCAACAGAAAAGTATCTTAGTCATtaagttaatattatttacttatactaCTTCAACCATAATTGCTATGCAACTATTACCTAGCCATTGCTAGCCATGTCCCTCCAAACACTAAGCTTGATTAGGGTTTGTCAAAGTGGTAAGAGAATTGTGCAGTCTGAGGGGATGGACATAGTTGTGttagtatacatatatatattttttacgaagcttgtattgtatagtatgcATGTTTGTGACTATTAGGTTTTgatgaataaatttaaattactgTTAGGATAGATATCGATTATTACAGATGAAAAACAATAGATATAGATTGTTACCAAATACACAAGGCAATAAACACCAAAGACTGAAGGCACGTCAACGTTACTGAACTCATGACAACATCATTTGCAAGCCATGCTTTGCACTGACTATGTAATACTATGTATCTACATATAACTATGTAATAGGTAAaatttaccccatcggttaattacctacctaaagtttcttcgacagatgtcaCTTCATCTTACttacattgttattgttaccCTATGTGTAATATGTATGCTGAGTTGCTGACGGTATCTGCATAAATTTACAAAGTTTATAAATGTCCATGCATTTTCTATCTTTTGCTCTGTTCATAATTCTTACAGCAGTTGTTTCAGTCTAACAAATCCAATTTATAAGTGAACTGAATTGCCAATTAAAAAGCAAGGattctttaaaatattattctcaATAAAAGTCTTGTAAAAGTTAGTTCAGTGTCGAGACACAGTGTCTTttgttaaaaatgaaaattggCGGAGAAAATTTGATTTTTGCTTTTCTGTTTATTTTAACAAGTCAGTTTGTAGTGCGCGGCGATGTGACTCTGTACGAGACTTTGTGGAGTAGTGTTGAATGTAAGTGATGGAAAATGTACAGTTAGGATGCATACAAACCtgttcatataaaaaatagattACTGGGACTGATATGTATTCACGTGTTTTTCAAGAAAAACCTATTGTTGATATTTGTTATGAACAGTAAAACGTTTTTGTTTATCACCGATAGTACTTAATAGCCAATAACACGGCACGCTTTAGTTATATCATTGACTAGTTAGTATTCATAAGTATTGTTCATAACGTCTGTTCATCACGCCGATTCACGCCTCTGTCATGTTTGGAAACTAGTAGcttaaaaatctaaataaaacagtacttCTTAGCGTGTTGAGGTTAACAAATTTTGTCAATGGTGGTGATAGGATGAGCAGGTCTCTCTGACTACCGAGGGAGCGTCAGACTCCGGTCGGGAAGGCCCTTTTTGTGCACCcacataaaaacaataactattctattctacagcATCAAAACACTTTCCTTCTACAGGTGACTGCGACCGCCTCTCAACCCTGGACGTGTCCGAGGTACAAGTCCACGTGTACAACTACGGCTCCCAGGGGGCTGAAGATGCCTCCTACTTCCTCCACGATGCAGCCGCCGCCATCCTCTCCCGCCCAGACTTTGGCCCTCTCCAGTGCGTCGACATCTTCGTCCAAGGATTCAACAACACCATCCACGACAACCGCGCCGAGACCGCTCGCTGTGTCCACTCACAGATAACCTGCAATGGACAGGGAACCATGGGCATCATCGTTGACTCTTCAGCCTACACCAGCGGCGGATCAGACTTAACTGACCTCCCAGTCACGTATAAAAGAAGCGTGTTGTACTCCAAATCGATCGGCCAAGCTATTGGGGAGTTCATTGTGAAACTATTGTCGAAAGTCAAAATTGCTAACATTAACATCAGTGGGCATGGCCTTGGAGCGCATATAATGGGGTATG is a window of Plutella xylostella chromosome 17, ilPluXylo3.1, whole genome shotgun sequence DNA encoding:
- the LOC105396136 gene encoding phospholipase A1 isoform X2, which codes for MFSRAYKKQRNIKSDCDRLSTLDVSEVQVHVYNYGSQGAEDASYFLHDAAAAILSRPDFGPLQCVDIFVQGFNNTIHDNRAETARCVHSQITCNGQGTMGIIVDSSAYTSGGSDLTDLPVTYKRSVLYSKSIGQAIGEFIVKLLSKVKIANINISGHGLGAHIMGYAAEVVRDQVYPLPVIYALDPTGTCFEDCPFEHLRSGQADLVVTTHCTTVVGTKIEAADFDFYANNGETQNGCALLKDPFGEESVSCSHYQCVPVGLSPAVASNIWKAKSCDSFNDFIEGNCDFHESTLAGYRRLPTSSPGKYYFVTPVDPICEFQT
- the LOC105396136 gene encoding phospholipase A1 isoform X1; translation: MKIGGENLIFAFLFILTSQFVVRGDVTLYETLWSSVECDCDRLSTLDVSEVQVHVYNYGSQGAEDASYFLHDAAAAILSRPDFGPLQCVDIFVQGFNNTIHDNRAETARCVHSQITCNGQGTMGIIVDSSAYTSGGSDLTDLPVTYKRSVLYSKSIGQAIGEFIVKLLSKVKIANINISGHGLGAHIMGYAAEVVRDQVYPLPVIYALDPTGTCFEDCPFEHLRSGQADLVVTTHCTTVVGTKIEAADFDFYANNGETQNGCALLKDPFGEESVSCSHYQCVPVGLSPAVASNIWKAKSCDSFNDFIEGNCDFHESTLAGYRRLPTSSPGKYYFVTPVDPICEFQT